TGTGGCTCGCACGCCACGTCGGTCCATGTCCTACATGGATGCACGCGGTCAGCCAGTCTGTCGGGTCCTTATGAAATAAAGGTTTATGAGGCGAATTGCATAATGGAACCATGTAGAGCCGTTCCGTTCTGGAATCGGGAGTCATTGGAGTCATCGGGAAGGACACAACATCACCTCGCATCAACTTTTGCGCATAGCGCCTGCCGACCGTCCTACAGAGAAAGTCCGCGCGTCGTGAGAAGATGAAATCAATCATCTCGCTGCGAAGTATTTTCTGAAAAAACCGAGGTGGCTGATGCCAATGAGCCTGAATCGCGCTCTGTCTATCTTTGTGGTTACGGTGGCGATCCTGGCTGTAGGTGCAGGGGTCTCGCTGGTTCTGCTGACGACGTATTTGCACCGCGCGACCATCGAACTGGAAGGCGGATTGCACGGCGTGCGTCTTGCCCAGGAAATGCAGATCGACCTTCTCTCGTATGTCCGCGCACCCGATGCATCGGAAAAGGTCCGAATCGAACGGGACCTTCGTCAAAAGCTGCGCGCGGCGAGCGAATACGGCGGCACCGCTCAGGAGGATCGATCTCTGAAGCAGGCGGCCCAGTTCCTGACTCTTTATTTCGCTGTCGCCGATCAGGGCGAAGCTGCAAGCGAGAGCGCGCTGCAGGGCGCATTAAATGCGCTAAGGCAGTTCGTCGACGAAAATATCCTGCAGGCGAATTCCTCACTCAGCAAGTCGGAACAGCTGGACGATCTTGGCCACCGGATCGGTATTACCGTGGCCGTGGCGCTGGTGATTGGCGCCGCCGGCATCATGCTCTGGCTGCACCGCACCGCTTTCCGTCCCGTTTTTGAAATTCGCGACGCAATGAAGAACTTCGCCGGCGGCCAACGGGATGCTCATGCCGCGATGCATGGTCCGGAAGAATTCCGGTCCATCGCCGCTCAATTCAATGAAATGTCCGGTGCGCTGGCGCGGCAGCATCAGAATCAGGCCGCATTTCTTGCCGCCATCGCTCACGACCTCAGGAACCCGATCAGCGCGCTTAAGCTTTCCACAGACATTCTTTCCGGTCCGGCGGCAACACCGGACAGGCTAAGCGGCCTGATGGGAGTGATCAAGCGGCAGATCGGCAGCCTTGACCGAATGGTCGCCGATCTTCTGGATTCGGCGAAAATTGAGGCTGGATATCTGGAGTTACGGTTCGAAGAACTGGATGCGCGGGACATCGCGCAGGATACCTACAACCTGTACAAGTCCGCCTCGCCGGCCCACGAATTTGCTCTGGCCGTTCCAGAGTCTCCAGTCCGGCTCTGTTGCGACCGGCTTCGTATCGAGCAGGTGCTCAATAACCTCTTAAGCAATGCCTTCAAATATTCGCCCGGCGGCGGCCGCGTGACCCTCAGCCTGCAATTGCGGGGTAACGAAGGGATGTTTCAGGTTTCCGATCAGGGGCTCGGTATTCCCAAGGAAGACATTCATCACATTTTCGAGCCTTTCCGCAGGGTCCGGCCCGCGAAGATGGACATCCCGGGCGTCGGGCTGGGCTTGTCCGTCGCGCAGCGCATTGTCCAGGCGCACGGAGGCCGCATTCAAGTGGAGACCGAAATCGCCAAAGGCACGAAGTTCAGCGTGCATCTGCCGCTCAAACCCGCGCAGTATACGGCGGCGTAGCGGGCGCTCTTAAATGACAACTGACAATTGAACATTGAACATTTCCCGCGGAACTGTTCAATGTTCAATTGTCAGTTGAAAAACATCAGTGGACGCTGTTGTTGTGCTTGTCGCGATAGATATCACGCGACGCGCCGTTCAATTCCTTTTGAAGGTGGGCTCGCTCGGCGGGCGTGAACTTGCCGTTCATCTTGTCATAGCGTTCGTTGACTTTGATCTTCGCTTCCTTCTGTTCGAGATTCGTAGCTTCATGGCGCGTCAATTCGCCGCTGCGAACACCCTGGTTGATCCGCGCCTGTTGATTGTGTTCGCGTTGATTGATACCAGAGTGATTTCCGGCGGCCATCGAAGCCACAGGCACAATCGCCGCACACAGAACCGCTCCGGACAGAATTCTTGCAACTGCTTTCATGGTCTACCTCCAACGAAATCGGATTTGTTTTTGTGTGCGCACACTCGCATGGAATAGACAGATGGGGCCGCGGAAGGATTAAAGCGGAGTTGAGCCGGCCAGCGCTGCGATGGTATTGACCAAATTCATCAGGGTGACTGGTTTGACCAGGTGAGCTTGATATCCCGCGTCGCGGGACTGTTCCTCATATTCCCTGCCCGCGAAGGCCGTCAATGCAACCGCTGGTATCGTTCTTATGCCGGACGGATATTCCGAACGAATTCTCCGCATCAATTCAAAGCCGTCCATTCCGGGCATCCCGATATCGCTGACAATCACGTCGGGTTTTTGCCTGGCCATGACGCGGAGCGCTTCCAGTCCGGAAGCTGCCAACAGCACGGTTGCGCCCGATTGCTCGAGGCCTTCCGCAATCATTTCGCGCGTGTCGAATTCATCCTCAACGAGCATCACCCGCAATCCATGCAGGGAGGCGGTCTCGTTCAAATGCGGTGTTGTCTGCGGCGGCTGAATCCCGGGTATCGGCAGTTGAATAATGAAAGTTGCACCGCCGCCTTTGCCCTTGCTCCGGGCTATAACGGTTCCGCCATGAGATTCCACAATATGGCGGACGATCGCCAATCCCAGTCCAAGGCCGCCATGCTTGCGCGTCCTGGACGCGTCGGCTTGTGTGAACCGTTCAAATATGAACGGAATGAATTCCGGGGCGACGCCTTCGCCGGTATCGCTGACGCTGATTTGTTCCCTGGCTCCAACCCGTCCGCAGTCAATGCGGATCGTGCCGCCCTCTTCGGTGAACTTGACTGCATTCGTAAGCAGGTTCCATAAGACCTGCTGAAGCCTTTCCGGGTCGGCAAAGACCGGCTCGTCCGTGTCGGCGATTTCCGTCACCACCTGAATCTTCTTCGCCGCCGCCGCGGGTTGGATCGAATCCACGGCAGCCTGAACCGTCGGGCCGATAGCGATCCATTCCGGGTGGACTTTCAGTTTTCCGGTGATGATTTGAGACACATTGAGCAGATCATCCACGATCTGAGTCTGAGCTCTTGCATTCCTTGCGATGACCTCGATCGCCTTTTGAGCCTTGGGCTCATCGAGCTTGCCCTCTTGCAGGAGATTGATCCAGCCGAAGATGGAAGTCAGGGGAGTCCGCAGTTCGTGCGAGAGCGTTGCCAGGAATTCGTCCTTCATCTTATTCGCGCTGCGAAGCTCTTCATTGGCTGTTGCCAGTTCGGCGGTCCGTTCTTCCAGATCCGTTTCCCGGGCGCGGATTTCGCCAACCATGGCCTGAATCTGGGCCAGCATATCGTTGAATGAATCGACCAGCGTCCCCAATTCATCTTCACTCTGTTTTCCGGCGCGTATCGAATAGTCCTTTTTTTGAGAGACTGTGGCCGCAGTGCGAGCCAGGCTCAAAATGGGT
The sequence above is a segment of the Terriglobia bacterium genome. Coding sequences within it:
- a CDS encoding ATP-binding protein, with translation MISLRRLTIPKKIVAITMIISASALLVASGALVGYDYITARRDLTAGSATLAQIVADNATAAVSFNDRAVARDILNGLRAESSIITACIYSDAGLFAAYSAAGVDGRCPERPALNTEARDSVVVSRPIELKGKDIGSVQLRATVAPVYARLRLEIAAIGGILVISALFAFGLSAGLQKLISEPILSLARTAATVSQKKDYSIRAGKQSEDELGTLVDSFNDMLAQIQAMVGEIRARETDLEERTAELATANEELRSANKMKDEFLATLSHELRTPLTSIFGWINLLQEGKLDEPKAQKAIEVIARNARAQTQIVDDLLNVSQIITGKLKVHPEWIAIGPTVQAAVDSIQPAAAAKKIQVVTEIADTDEPVFADPERLQQVLWNLLTNAVKFTEEGGTIRIDCGRVGAREQISVSDTGEGVAPEFIPFIFERFTQADASRTRKHGGLGLGLAIVRHIVESHGGTVIARSKGKGGGATFIIQLPIPGIQPPQTTPHLNETASLHGLRVMLVEDEFDTREMIAEGLEQSGATVLLAASGLEALRVMARQKPDVIVSDIGMPGMDGFELMRRIRSEYPSGIRTIPAVALTAFAGREYEEQSRDAGYQAHLVKPVTLMNLVNTIAALAGSTPL
- a CDS encoding HAMP domain-containing sensor histidine kinase, whose amino-acid sequence is MSLNRALSIFVVTVAILAVGAGVSLVLLTTYLHRATIELEGGLHGVRLAQEMQIDLLSYVRAPDASEKVRIERDLRQKLRAASEYGGTAQEDRSLKQAAQFLTLYFAVADQGEAASESALQGALNALRQFVDENILQANSSLSKSEQLDDLGHRIGITVAVALVIGAAGIMLWLHRTAFRPVFEIRDAMKNFAGGQRDAHAAMHGPEEFRSIAAQFNEMSGALARQHQNQAAFLAAIAHDLRNPISALKLSTDILSGPAATPDRLSGLMGVIKRQIGSLDRMVADLLDSAKIEAGYLELRFEELDARDIAQDTYNLYKSASPAHEFALAVPESPVRLCCDRLRIEQVLNNLLSNAFKYSPGGGRVTLSLQLRGNEGMFQVSDQGLGIPKEDIHHIFEPFRRVRPAKMDIPGVGLGLSVAQRIVQAHGGRIQVETEIAKGTKFSVHLPLKPAQYTAA